A single Proteiniborus sp. DW1 DNA region contains:
- a CDS encoding reverse transcriptase domain-containing protein → MNTDESLIRSSGTPQGGVISPVLANLFMHYAFDMWMKKNYPNDPWARYADDGIAHCKTLTEAESLLKALKVGLEEIGLELHLDKTRIVYCKDDDRKGKYTNETFDFLGYTFRPRLSKSKYGKFFVNFTPAVSNKASKAMRQTIRSWRLQLKPDKELKDIANMSNPVIRGCINYCGRFYKSALYLVLRYVNAALRNWARRKYKKLSRGKRKAEHWLGKIAKNLPKLFAHWQIGIVPTAE, encoded by the coding sequence ATGAATACAGATGAATCACTGATAAGAAGTTCAGGAACACCACAGGGTGGTGTAATAAGTCCAGTACTAGCAAATCTTTTTATGCACTATGCTTTTGATATGTGGATGAAGAAAAACTATCCAAATGACCCATGGGCAAGATATGCAGATGATGGAATAGCACATTGTAAAACACTAACAGAAGCAGAAAGCCTGTTAAAAGCATTAAAAGTGGGACTTGAAGAAATAGGGCTAGAACTTCACCTAGATAAAACTCGAATTGTCTATTGCAAAGATGATGACCGAAAGGGAAAGTATACAAATGAAACCTTTGATTTTCTAGGATATACATTTAGACCTAGATTATCCAAAAGCAAATATGGAAAATTCTTTGTGAACTTCACACCTGCTGTCAGCAACAAGGCAAGTAAAGCAATGAGACAGACAATAAGAAGTTGGAGATTACAACTTAAACCAGATAAGGAATTGAAAGATATAGCTAACATGTCTAATCCAGTTATAAGAGGATGTATAAATTACTGCGGAAGATTCTATAAATCAGCACTGTATCTTGTATTAAGGTATGTAAACGCAGCCTTAAGGAACTGGGCTAGAAGAAAATATAAGAAACTATCACGTGGGAAAAGAAAAGCTGAACATTGGTTGGGGAAAATAGCTAAAAATCTACCTAAATTATTTGCACACTGGCAAATAGGAATAGTACCAACGGCTGAATAA
- a CDS encoding methyl-accepting chemotaxis protein produces MNIAIVGAGQGGTNLIKSLTEIDDINITIVVDLDLDAPGIVLAKKLKIKYSSSIDDISSVPADMIIEATGSKKVADILFEKFKDKCKIIDSHAALLVSTLVEGNISTLIKLNKQIEAITKTSNTVQENLQSIYNSINAIHSIGDNLNLSTEASNKYIEESDKVIKYVNTIANQTKILGLNANIEAARAGEHGLGFSVVAKEVQALASNSEKFALEISQLLKKISDEIYKINSEIQTLRCHTTAQIDSSRLVSAAIDQLNQAAHIYNRVGGN; encoded by the coding sequence ATGAATATTGCAATAGTAGGAGCAGGCCAAGGTGGGACAAATCTTATTAAATCTTTAACTGAAATAGATGATATAAATATTACTATAGTTGTAGATTTAGATCTAGATGCTCCAGGTATAGTTTTGGCAAAAAAGCTTAAAATAAAATATTCATCATCCATTGATGATATATCAAGTGTACCTGCTGATATGATAATAGAAGCAACAGGTTCAAAAAAGGTTGCAGATATCTTATTTGAAAAATTCAAAGATAAATGCAAAATAATAGATTCCCATGCTGCTTTATTAGTATCTACTCTAGTGGAAGGAAATATAAGTACCTTAATAAAGCTAAATAAACAAATTGAAGCTATTACTAAAACATCTAATACTGTACAGGAAAACCTACAGTCAATATATAATTCTATAAATGCGATCCACAGTATAGGTGACAATCTCAACTTATCTACAGAAGCCTCAAATAAATACATTGAAGAAAGCGATAAAGTTATAAAATATGTAAATACAATTGCTAATCAAACTAAGATATTAGGTCTAAATGCAAATATAGAAGCTGCAAGAGCAGGAGAACATGGTCTGGGTTTTTCTGTAGTAGCTAAAGAAGTTCAAGCATTAGCAAGCAATAGTGAAAAGTTTGCTTTAGAAATTAGTCAGCTTCTCAAAAAGATATCCGATGAAATATATAAAATAAACTCTGAAATACAGACACTTAGATGTCATACTACAGCACAGATTGATTCATCTCGACTAGTAAGTGCTGCAATAGATCAGCTAAATCAAGCAGCCCATATTTATAATCGAGTAGGAGGTAATTAA
- a CDS encoding PTS sugar transporter subunit IIA, which yields MVKLLIDLITEGTIDLEVSAENWEAAVRKGGELLVSSGAAENRYIKAMIEMVRQLGPYIVISKGIAFPHARPEDGVLKNGVSLITLKEAVDFGDEDNDPIKLVISFCSTDSEGHLTALSELVDFLRDEDAVNNVMNAKSKSEVVEIMKRVVAAG from the coding sequence ATGGTAAAATTGTTAATTGACTTAATTACTGAAGGCACTATTGATTTGGAAGTTAGTGCTGAGAACTGGGAGGCAGCTGTCCGTAAGGGTGGCGAGCTCTTAGTGAGTAGTGGAGCAGCAGAAAATCGGTACATAAAAGCAATGATAGAGATGGTTAGACAATTAGGACCTTATATTGTAATTTCTAAAGGAATAGCTTTTCCACATGCAAGACCTGAGGATGGTGTGTTAAAAAATGGTGTGAGCCTTATTACATTAAAAGAAGCTGTGGATTTTGGAGATGAAGACAATGATCCTATTAAGCTAGTAATATCCTTTTGCTCTACAGATTCAGAAGGTCATCTCACTGCATTATCTGAGCTGGTGGATTTCTTAAGAGATGAGGATGCTGTTAATAATGTCATGAATGCAAAAAGTAAAAGCGAAGTTGTAGAAATAATGAAGAGAGTTGTTGCAGCAGGATAA
- a CDS encoding (2Fe-2S) ferredoxin domain-containing protein codes for MVTINVCIGSACHLKGAYNVIKNLQDIIEERQLSDKVIVKAAFCLGECTKAVSARVDDDKVVSVGEETVAEFFEQHVIRRL; via the coding sequence GTGGTTACTATAAATGTTTGCATTGGTAGTGCATGTCATCTAAAGGGAGCCTACAATGTGATAAAGAATCTACAAGATATTATAGAAGAAAGACAGTTATCAGATAAGGTGATAGTAAAGGCAGCTTTTTGCCTAGGAGAATGTACTAAAGCTGTTTCGGCAAGGGTAGATGATGATAAGGTAGTTTCAGTTGGGGAGGAAACTGTGGCAGAATTTTTTGAACAGCATGTAATTAGGAGGCTATAA
- a CDS encoding [Fe-Fe] hydrogenase large subunit C-terminal domain-containing protein, whose amino-acid sequence MKFINFEKENCNNCNKCLRACPSKAIAILEDHAEIVDDLCIFCGKCQVVCQKGALHIKSNVEQVKEAIRNKKKVIASIAPSFPGAFDMDDEYQIVTALKNLGFEIVEETAIGAEIVLDYYNKYWEEGNYENLITTSCPSVNNLIEKYYPSLTKYMIPVVSPMLAHGKLLKHKYGIDSVVVFIGPCLAKKVEAEDFQHKGIIDSVLTFEELDNWLIEEKIVLKNLLPQPFDCTSYKRGSSFPAKGGLIESNGTYEGKYEVMRINGVGNCLEFLKCIEKDRVSGIFAELNICKNSCLSGPGMPKDNTNHYTRIDKVKKYINKKKNYAQGDIGYNVEKIDFTKKFFNRKVNRKKASEEEIKEILRKMGKHRSEDELNCIACGYVSCREKAESVFEGMSDINMCLPFMRAEAESLRNVIFKNSPNIIFILDEDLKVKEFNPKSEKVFKVKAEAMIGEPISKLIDEDIFRNVILTKENLIGQKLVYSNYGLVLIGNIMYLEKENVLMVIMIDVTLAERDKEELAIVKEKTINAAQEVIEKQMRVAQEIASLLGETTAETKVILTKLKDIALGEAGDI is encoded by the coding sequence ATGAAGTTTATCAATTTCGAAAAAGAAAATTGTAATAACTGTAATAAGTGCCTAAGAGCGTGTCCTTCTAAAGCTATTGCAATTCTTGAGGACCATGCTGAAATAGTCGATGATCTATGTATTTTCTGTGGCAAGTGTCAAGTTGTATGTCAAAAAGGAGCTTTACATATCAAAAGCAATGTAGAACAAGTAAAGGAAGCTATAAGAAATAAAAAGAAAGTAATAGCAAGCATAGCGCCTTCCTTCCCAGGAGCTTTTGATATGGATGATGAGTATCAAATTGTGACAGCATTAAAAAACTTAGGATTTGAAATAGTTGAAGAGACGGCTATAGGTGCTGAAATAGTACTTGACTATTATAACAAGTATTGGGAAGAAGGAAACTATGAGAATCTCATTACTACAAGTTGTCCTTCAGTTAATAATCTCATAGAAAAATACTACCCTTCATTGACTAAATACATGATACCAGTAGTATCACCAATGCTAGCCCATGGAAAACTCCTAAAACATAAATATGGTATAGATAGTGTAGTTGTATTCATAGGACCATGCTTAGCTAAAAAAGTTGAAGCAGAAGATTTCCAACATAAAGGGATAATAGATTCTGTACTGACTTTTGAAGAGCTAGACAATTGGCTAATAGAAGAAAAAATAGTATTAAAAAATCTTTTGCCTCAACCGTTTGATTGTACTTCATATAAGAGGGGAAGCTCTTTTCCAGCTAAAGGAGGGCTGATTGAGTCTAATGGAACTTATGAAGGCAAATATGAAGTTATGAGAATTAATGGAGTAGGGAATTGTCTGGAATTCCTCAAGTGTATTGAAAAAGATAGGGTAAGTGGAATCTTTGCTGAGCTTAATATTTGTAAAAACAGTTGTTTAAGTGGTCCGGGAATGCCTAAAGATAATACAAATCACTATACTAGAATTGACAAAGTCAAGAAATATATTAATAAAAAGAAGAATTATGCTCAGGGTGATATAGGGTATAATGTTGAAAAAATAGATTTTACTAAGAAATTTTTTAATAGGAAAGTAAATAGAAAAAAAGCATCTGAAGAAGAAATTAAAGAGATATTAAGAAAAATGGGCAAGCATAGATCTGAAGACGAGCTTAATTGCATTGCATGCGGCTATGTATCATGTAGAGAAAAGGCGGAATCTGTATTTGAAGGAATGTCTGACATAAATATGTGCTTACCTTTTATGAGAGCTGAAGCCGAGAGCCTAAGAAATGTAATTTTCAAAAATAGTCCAAATATTATCTTTATTCTAGATGAAGATCTTAAGGTTAAAGAGTTCAACCCAAAATCTGAAAAGGTATTTAAGGTTAAGGCAGAGGCTATGATAGGTGAACCTATATCAAAGCTAATAGATGAGGATATCTTTAGAAATGTTATTTTAACTAAGGAAAATTTAATCGGACAAAAACTAGTATACTCCAATTATGGTTTGGTTCTAATAGGAAACATTATGTATCTAGAAAAAGAAAACGTTTTGATGGTGATTATGATTGATGTTACCTTAGCTGAAAGAGATAAGGAAGAGCTTGCTATTGTAAAAGAAAAGACTATAAATGCAGCACAGGAAGTAATAGAAAAACAAATGAGGGTAGCTCAGGAAATTGCAAGCCTTCTTGGAGAAACTACTGCAGAAACCAAAGTTATACTTACAAAGCTAAAGGATATTGCTCTAGGAGAGGCTGGTGATATCTAA
- a CDS encoding SpoIIE family protein phosphatase has product MDFFVDVAYDSLNKYGEELCGDKVEIINTNNSTIVVLADGLGSGVKANILATLTTKIAGTMLKGGASISETVDTIANTLPECSIRKLAYSTFGIVKIQEDGTAYIIEYDNPPIFFTRNYEETTIEKKDIVINGKKIKESYVKLEEGDVITLVSDGVIHAGVGGVLNLGWQWENVSKYLLKQVKNKKSAKSISKGLIDTCKCLYVDKPGDDTTVVTIRIRQPEIVDLFTGPPENECNDKKLVHDFMLGEGKKVVCGGTAAKIVGRELMRDIEVDLSSMTADVPPMAIIDGIDLVTEGVLTLSKTVEKIKKYRSDSNNIETICNLNGVDGASRLAKTLIEDCTHLNLWVGKAINPAHQNPSLPVDLSIKLKVVEELSLLMESMGKIVKINYV; this is encoded by the coding sequence ATGGATTTCTTCGTAGATGTTGCATATGACAGTTTAAATAAATATGGTGAAGAGCTTTGTGGAGATAAGGTGGAGATAATCAATACTAATAATAGTACTATAGTTGTTTTGGCTGATGGACTAGGAAGCGGTGTAAAGGCCAATATTCTAGCAACTTTAACAACTAAAATTGCTGGTACAATGCTAAAAGGGGGAGCAAGTATCTCTGAAACTGTAGATACAATAGCTAATACACTTCCAGAATGTAGCATAAGAAAACTTGCATACTCAACCTTTGGAATAGTAAAAATTCAAGAAGATGGAACAGCCTACATAATCGAATATGATAATCCGCCAATTTTTTTTACAAGAAACTATGAAGAGACGACAATTGAAAAAAAGGATATTGTTATTAATGGCAAGAAAATAAAAGAGAGCTATGTGAAGCTTGAAGAGGGCGATGTAATTACACTTGTAAGCGATGGGGTAATACATGCTGGAGTAGGGGGAGTATTGAACCTTGGCTGGCAATGGGAGAATGTGTCAAAGTATTTATTAAAGCAAGTTAAAAATAAAAAAAGCGCTAAAAGTATATCTAAGGGACTTATCGATACATGTAAGTGTTTATATGTAGACAAGCCAGGGGATGATACAACAGTTGTCACTATAAGAATACGGCAGCCAGAAATAGTAGATTTATTTACTGGACCACCAGAAAATGAATGTAATGATAAAAAGCTTGTCCACGACTTTATGCTAGGTGAAGGAAAAAAAGTGGTTTGTGGTGGTACTGCAGCAAAAATTGTAGGAAGAGAGCTTATGCGAGATATTGAAGTAGACTTATCTTCTATGACTGCAGATGTTCCACCTATGGCTATTATAGATGGTATAGATTTAGTTACTGAGGGAGTGCTTACCCTTAGCAAAACAGTAGAAAAAATTAAAAAATATAGAAGTGATTCCAATAATATAGAAACAATATGCAATTTAAATGGTGTAGATGGTGCTTCTCGTTTGGCTAAGACATTAATAGAAGACTGTACACATTTGAATCTTTGGGTAGGAAAGGCTATTAATCCTGCTCATCAAAATCCTAGTTTGCCTGTTGATTTAAGTATTAAGCTGAAAGTAGTTGAAGAGCTTTCTTTATTGATGGAGAGTATGGGGAAGATAGTAAAGATTAATTATGTCTAG
- a CDS encoding 4Fe-4S dicluster domain-containing protein produces the protein MGIEERYYMRKFESQVQLIKYEVLREVSRLALEGRLDESLDSIPSIIDPGPEPRTRCCIYKERAITVERIKLAMGGDKSNPNIVEVLETACDSCPINRFVVTEACRGCLAHRCYDACPVDAIHFVGHRAYINPNKCIECGKCKEVCPYNAISDVMRPCKRACPTSALSINEEKKAVIDNEKCIQCGACVYQCPFGAVMDKSSIVEIIEMLKKARYDKDTKVYAVIAPAISSQFTYAKIGQVVNGIKKLGFHNVVEAALGADIIAKHEAIEFSQNIESQKIMTSSCCPAFVSFIKKNYPMLESKISHSVSPMIAVSRLIKNTDENAKVVFIGPCIAKKMEIREDDLSGSVDFVMTFEELAALLDAADIKIEYCDEAVLDNASFFGRIFARTGGLSEAVRHVIEADSIDVVFKPISCDGIKECDKALKLARVNKLDANFIEGMVCVGGCIGGAASLHHGPKDRNEVDKYGKLAIEKGVNDSLRVFDIANLVLDRNTK, from the coding sequence ATGGGAATAGAGGAGAGATATTACATGAGGAAATTTGAAAGTCAAGTTCAGCTTATAAAATATGAAGTTTTAAGAGAAGTATCTAGGTTAGCCTTGGAAGGAAGACTAGATGAGAGCCTGGATTCAATCCCATCTATAATAGACCCAGGTCCTGAGCCAAGAACCAGATGTTGTATATATAAAGAACGTGCTATAACAGTTGAAAGGATAAAACTGGCAATGGGGGGAGATAAGAGTAATCCAAACATTGTAGAGGTTCTAGAAACAGCCTGTGATTCATGTCCTATAAATCGGTTTGTAGTTACAGAAGCATGCAGGGGGTGCCTTGCACATAGATGCTATGATGCATGTCCTGTGGATGCTATACACTTTGTGGGGCATAGAGCATATATTAATCCGAATAAATGTATAGAATGTGGCAAATGTAAAGAAGTTTGTCCATATAATGCCATATCTGATGTGATGAGACCATGTAAAAGGGCATGTCCAACTTCTGCATTATCTATTAATGAGGAGAAAAAAGCTGTCATTGACAATGAAAAATGTATCCAATGTGGGGCATGTGTTTATCAGTGCCCATTTGGGGCAGTTATGGATAAATCAAGTATTGTCGAAATAATAGAAATGTTAAAGAAGGCTAGATATGACAAAGATACTAAGGTATACGCAGTAATTGCTCCTGCCATTTCAAGCCAGTTTACATATGCAAAGATTGGACAGGTAGTCAATGGAATTAAAAAGTTAGGTTTTCACAATGTTGTAGAAGCTGCATTAGGTGCAGATATAATAGCTAAGCATGAGGCGATAGAATTTTCACAAAACATAGAGAGTCAAAAAATAATGACCAGTTCTTGTTGTCCAGCTTTTGTTTCTTTTATTAAGAAAAATTACCCTATGTTGGAAAGCAAAATATCTCATTCTGTTTCTCCAATGATTGCAGTTTCAAGACTTATAAAAAATACTGATGAAAATGCGAAGGTGGTTTTTATAGGACCTTGTATAGCAAAAAAAATGGAGATTAGAGAGGATGACTTAAGTGGAAGTGTAGACTTTGTAATGACATTTGAGGAATTAGCTGCATTACTAGATGCAGCAGACATTAAGATCGAATATTGTGACGAAGCAGTACTTGATAACGCATCATTTTTTGGAAGAATATTTGCTAGAACAGGAGGGCTTTCCGAAGCAGTAAGACATGTAATAGAAGCTGATAGTATAGATGTTGTCTTTAAACCTATAAGCTGTGATGGAATAAAAGAGTGTGATAAAGCATTGAAACTTGCTAGGGTAAATAAACTGGATGCGAATTTTATTGAAGGAATGGTGTGCGTAGGAGGATGTATTGGAGGAGCAGCATCACTGCATCATGGACCTAAGGATAGGAATGAAGTTGATAAATATGGTAAGTTAGCTATAGAAAAAGGTGTTAATGATAGTCTTAGGGTCTTTGATATAGCTAATTTAGTACTTGATAGAAATACAAAATAG
- a CDS encoding MarR family transcriptional regulator gives MDLSRKTEEIVKYVRQVTSIIHKKRHDIAQNNNLTLDQFHTLIYLKKVDYPPTIGEMARETNKAQNTISERISRLEEKGLVERVKDENDRRVSRVALTQAGLELISSINYQASTELVKNALININEEVVDNMLYGLEELAKQLEKYEGGVYNA, from the coding sequence TTGGACTTATCAAGAAAAACAGAAGAAATAGTCAAGTATGTAAGACAGGTTACTAGCATAATACATAAAAAGCGTCATGATATCGCCCAAAACAACAATCTTACTCTTGACCAATTTCATACATTGATTTACCTCAAGAAAGTTGACTATCCTCCAACTATAGGAGAGATGGCGAGAGAAACAAATAAGGCACAGAACACAATTTCCGAAAGAATTTCAAGACTTGAAGAAAAAGGGTTAGTAGAAAGAGTAAAGGATGAGAATGATAGAAGAGTGAGTAGGGTTGCTTTGACACAAGCTGGATTAGAGTTAATAAGCTCAATAAACTACCAGGCTAGTACAGAACTTGTAAAGAATGCTCTAATAAATATTAATGAAGAAGTTGTAGACAATATGTTATATGGATTAGAGGAGTTAGCTAAACAATTAGAAAAATATGAAGGAGGGGTTTATAATGCTTAG
- a CDS encoding ABC transporter ATP-binding protein, translated as MLRKFITYYRPHWKLFLLDMICAFMISALDLVFPMATSKVIDDVIPNKELRSLVIITGVLVLLYILRYMCNYIVDSWGHIVGTRMEFDMRKEIFSHIQTLSFSYFDNTKTGHIMSRIVNDLREITELAHHGPEDLFISFVMLIGSFIILLNVEWRLTLIIFAFVPIMIWFAIAKRRKLENAFMEQRKKIAAVNAQLENSISGVRVSKSFTNEDFEVEKFNVGNNEFRETRESAFKVMAEFTSGVNFFSNILNLVALSAGGYFAYREYISYGELVSFLLYVNFFLQPIRRLAQFIQQYQEGMTGFRRFQEILNIEPDIVDSENAVELENVKGNIELRNVTFSYQDNDKTVLAGLNYTIKPGETLALVGPSGGGKTTLCHLIPRFYELDEGDILIDGISIKDIKLKSLRKNIGLVQQDVFLFTGTIKENILYGNLDATDEEVIEAAKNANIHDFIMTLPNGYDTYVGEKGVKLSGGQKQRISIARVFLKNPPILILDEATSALDNETEIAIQESLERLSKGRTTLVIAHRLSTIRNADEIVVLTDKGIEEKGRHEELLARNGIYAKLYKAQFRGYIPDGAA; from the coding sequence ATGCTTAGGAAGTTCATTACATACTATAGACCACATTGGAAGTTGTTTCTATTAGATATGATATGTGCATTTATGATTTCTGCCTTGGATTTGGTTTTCCCAATGGCAACTAGTAAAGTTATAGATGATGTAATCCCAAACAAAGAATTAAGAAGTCTAGTCATTATAACAGGTGTGTTAGTTCTCTTATATATACTTAGATATATGTGCAATTATATAGTGGACTCATGGGGGCACATAGTAGGGACAAGGATGGAGTTTGACATGCGTAAAGAGATATTCTCTCACATCCAAACCCTGTCATTTAGCTATTTTGATAATACAAAAACAGGACATATCATGTCTAGAATAGTCAATGACTTAAGAGAAATTACTGAATTAGCTCATCATGGTCCAGAGGATTTATTTATTTCCTTTGTAATGCTAATAGGTTCATTTATTATACTCCTTAATGTCGAATGGAGATTGACATTAATTATATTTGCATTTGTACCTATTATGATATGGTTTGCTATAGCAAAAAGAAGAAAACTAGAAAATGCTTTTATGGAACAGCGTAAAAAAATAGCTGCTGTAAATGCTCAGCTTGAAAACAGTATATCAGGAGTAAGAGTATCCAAGTCTTTTACTAATGAAGACTTCGAGGTAGAGAAGTTTAATGTTGGGAACAATGAGTTTAGAGAAACAAGAGAAAGTGCTTTTAAAGTAATGGCTGAGTTTACTTCTGGTGTAAATTTCTTTTCCAACATTTTAAATCTAGTTGCCTTAAGCGCAGGTGGATACTTTGCCTATAGAGAGTATATTAGCTATGGAGAGCTAGTTTCATTTCTATTGTATGTAAACTTCTTCTTGCAGCCTATTAGAAGGCTTGCCCAGTTTATTCAGCAATATCAAGAGGGTATGACTGGCTTTAGGAGATTCCAAGAAATATTGAATATTGAGCCCGATATAGTAGACAGTGAAAATGCTGTTGAGCTAGAAAATGTAAAAGGTAATATAGAGCTTAGAAATGTTACATTTAGTTATCAAGATAATGATAAAACTGTATTAGCTGGATTGAATTATACTATTAAGCCAGGAGAAACTCTTGCATTAGTAGGACCTTCAGGTGGCGGAAAGACTACACTTTGTCATTTAATACCTAGATTTTATGAATTAGATGAAGGAGATATACTAATAGATGGCATTAGTATAAAGGATATTAAGCTGAAGTCCTTAAGAAAAAATATAGGACTAGTTCAACAGGATGTATTCTTATTTACAGGTACTATTAAAGAAAATATACTGTACGGAAATCTAGATGCAACTGACGAAGAAGTAATAGAAGCTGCTAAAAATGCTAATATTCATGATTTTATCATGACACTACCTAATGGGTATGATACTTATGTTGGAGAAAAGGGAGTTAAGCTTTCAGGTGGTCAAAAGCAGAGAATATCAATAGCTAGAGTGTTTCTGAAAAACCCACCAATATTGATACTTGATGAGGCGACATCAGCACTAGATAATGAAACAGAGATAGCGATTCAAGAATCTCTAGAAAGACTATCAAAGGGTAGAACTACACTAGTAATTGCTCATAGACTTTCAACTATAAGAAATGCTGATGAAATAGTTGTACTTACTGATAAAGGTATAGAGGAAAAAGGAAGACATGAAGAACTCTTGGCTAGGAATGGCATCTATGCTAAGCTTTACAAGGCTCAGTTTAGAGGATATATACCTGATGGAGCAGCATAG
- a CDS encoding BadF/BadG/BcrA/BcrD ATPase family protein, translating to MRYIIGIDGGGTKTIGYLADIHGEILRVSFAGPSNYHSVGVDGTKKNLSLVITKLLDNFHIGIADVSIVSLGLAGIGRQDDEEIIKSLLKELDLDKKSILNSDALTALVGAHGKPEGIITISGTGSISFGMNREKNIVRVGGCGHIIDDEGSGYDIGRMILNSVFKAYDGRKGETFLTNEVLRFLNYQSVDSLIKYTYKELWNKERIAKLAPLALVGAIKGDKTSIEILDKAVESLVLMTETVIRKLNNSVSELCLMGGVFENLDYIREEVIKKITKNNPQIVVKEKLCNGGIGALMLAWKELGINYDVRELKIQMKEVEHVG from the coding sequence GTGAGGTATATTATTGGGATTGATGGTGGTGGAACAAAGACCATAGGCTATTTAGCTGATATTCATGGTGAAATATTAAGGGTATCCTTCGCTGGTCCTTCTAACTATCATTCTGTAGGAGTAGATGGAACCAAAAAAAACCTAAGTTTAGTTATAACAAAGCTTTTAGACAACTTTCATATAGGCATTGCTGATGTAAGCATTGTTTCACTAGGACTGGCGGGTATTGGAAGACAAGATGATGAAGAGATAATTAAGAGTTTATTAAAGGAACTTGATTTAGATAAAAAATCAATCTTAAATAGCGACGCACTAACTGCCTTGGTAGGTGCCCATGGAAAGCCTGAAGGAATAATTACAATATCTGGTACAGGCTCAATAAGTTTTGGGATGAATAGAGAAAAAAACATAGTAAGGGTTGGAGGTTGTGGACACATTATCGATGATGAGGGCAGTGGATATGATATTGGCAGAATGATTTTAAACTCAGTGTTTAAAGCCTATGATGGAAGAAAAGGAGAAACATTCCTTACTAATGAAGTATTGAGATTTTTAAATTATCAATCAGTAGATAGTCTCATAAAATATACATATAAGGAGTTATGGAACAAGGAGCGTATTGCTAAGCTAGCTCCATTAGCACTTGTTGGAGCTATAAAAGGGGATAAAACCTCAATTGAGATTTTAGATAAAGCTGTAGAAAGCTTAGTACTTATGACAGAGACAGTTATAAGGAAGTTAAATAATAGTGTGAGTGAATTATGTTTAATGGGTGGAGTATTTGAGAACCTTGACTATATCAGAGAGGAAGTTATTAAAAAGATAACTAAGAATAATCCACAAATAGTTGTAAAGGAGAAGCTTTGTAATGGTGGGATTGGAGCTTTGATGCTAGCATGGAAGGAGCTAGGAATAAACTATGATGTTAGAGAATTAAAAATACAGATGAAGGAAGTGGAACATGTTGGATAA
- a CDS encoding MurR/RpiR family transcriptional regulator, with translation MLDKGILTKITQGLETFRPSEKKVAHFIIDNSKEAVGLSIMELAEKSGTSEATIVRFCRTLGLKGYQDFKLAISLDISSVNNKRKIIHEKISEDDTAEEIFEKISIGSIKAIEDTKKVLSADSLEKAIEAVNNAEKVYLFSAGASSVVALDAQYKLMRINIPAIMYFDNHIQLTASVHLTKNDVAIGISNSGRTKDVVDALKVAKDKGATTICITQYGQSPILQYSDIILFTAHVENNFRSGAMASRIAQLNVIDSLFIGVACKRYDEVISHLENTREAVKNKQY, from the coding sequence ATGTTGGATAAGGGAATATTGACGAAAATAACACAGGGTTTAGAAACTTTTAGACCTTCAGAGAAGAAAGTTGCCCATTTTATTATAGATAATTCTAAGGAAGCAGTAGGACTCTCAATTATGGAACTGGCAGAAAAAAGTGGGACCAGTGAAGCAACTATAGTTAGATTTTGTAGAACATTAGGACTTAAAGGATATCAGGACTTTAAACTAGCTATTTCACTAGATATTTCAAGTGTCAATAATAAGAGAAAAATAATTCATGAAAAGATAAGTGAAGATGATACAGCTGAAGAAATATTTGAAAAGATATCCATAGGAAGCATAAAAGCTATAGAGGATACAAAAAAAGTGTTAAGCGCTGATTCTCTTGAAAAAGCTATAGAGGCAGTTAATAATGCAGAAAAGGTGTATTTATTCAGTGCAGGAGCATCATCTGTAGTGGCATTAGATGCACAATATAAGCTTATGAGAATCAATATCCCTGCAATTATGTATTTTGATAACCATATACAGCTTACTGCGTCAGTACACTTAACTAAAAATGATGTAGCCATAGGAATATCTAACTCAGGGAGAACTAAGGATGTAGTAGATGCATTAAAGGTTGCAAAAGACAAAGGGGCTACCACCATATGTATCACCCAATATGGACAATCACCAATACTCCAATATTCGGATATCATACTCTTCACCGCTCATGTGGAAAATAACTTTAGAAGCGGAGCTATGGCTTCTAGAATTGCTCAGTTAAATGTAATAGACAGTCTTTTCATTGGAGTAGCATGTAAGAGATATGATGAAGTAATATCTCATTTGGAGAATACAAGAGAGGCTGTTAAAAACAAGCAATATTGA